From one Candidatus Methanoplasma termitum genomic stretch:
- a CDS encoding magnesium transporter, whose amino-acid sequence MSSSKIVSGFFGRNRAVFVMGLTALAIAATADLFAGMLLGSMETYILLIPGMMVLVYSAIGMRGNIFGAMGSRLGTSMHMGTFKMSFKKGSILRANIESSIGLSFLISLAMGLIGWAIVVLFNFGEIHIASFVFISMLGGLMAGIILLGVNLTIARTGFKRDWDVDNITAPLIAAAGDIVTMPMLFICAWFVVHCPDQNIINILTLLLILATVVFLVIIFTRKIVLGRMDEAKRIISQSAPILVMCLMLDIAAGIIIEHRTPELLVLPVLVILMPAFLNEGNALSGMLTSRLSSMLHLGTLEVSRFPGKRAYENFLITYVLAAVTYGYIGVISFIAAMAMGGTGDISFIKLMGVILLSGMLTATILNFLSYYVAVTAVRFNLDPDDHSIPMTSSTMDLVGAAVLINIIVLLIL is encoded by the coding sequence ATGAGTTCCAGTAAAATCGTAAGCGGATTCTTCGGTCGTAACAGGGCCGTTTTCGTAATGGGGCTCACTGCGCTCGCCATAGCTGCGACTGCGGATCTCTTCGCCGGAATGCTTCTCGGTTCGATGGAAACGTACATACTTCTGATCCCTGGAATGATGGTCCTTGTCTACTCTGCGATCGGGATGAGGGGGAACATCTTCGGTGCTATGGGCTCAAGGCTCGGGACATCGATGCACATGGGTACTTTCAAGATGTCCTTTAAGAAAGGGTCGATACTCAGGGCCAACATCGAATCTTCTATTGGGCTCAGCTTCCTGATCTCCCTTGCAATGGGATTGATAGGATGGGCGATCGTTGTCCTTTTCAATTTCGGGGAGATCCATATTGCCAGCTTTGTGTTCATTTCCATGCTGGGCGGACTCATGGCCGGAATAATCCTGCTGGGCGTTAACCTGACGATCGCAAGGACCGGTTTCAAAAGAGATTGGGACGTAGATAACATAACTGCACCGCTGATCGCGGCCGCCGGGGACATAGTCACGATGCCTATGCTGTTCATATGCGCCTGGTTCGTCGTACACTGTCCAGATCAGAATATAATAAACATCCTTACCCTTCTGCTGATACTCGCGACCGTGGTCTTCCTTGTCATCATCTTTACAAGAAAGATCGTGCTCGGAAGGATGGACGAGGCAAAGAGAATAATCTCCCAATCCGCACCGATATTGGTAATGTGTTTGATGTTAGACATTGCTGCGGGAATAATAATCGAGCACAGGACCCCGGAACTTCTTGTCCTTCCTGTGCTGGTGATATTGATGCCGGCCTTCCTGAATGAAGGAAATGCTCTATCGGGGATGCTTACTTCCAGACTGTCATCCATGCTGCATCTTGGTACGCTGGAGGTCAGCAGGTTCCCGGGAAAACGTGCGTATGAGAATTTCCTCATCACATACGTGCTGGCAGCTGTGACGTATGGATATATCGGAGTGATATCTTTCATCGCTGCGATGGCCATGGGCGGCACCGGCGACATCAGCTTTATAAAATTGATGGGAGTGATACTGCTCTCCGGAATGCTTACGGCAACGATCCTGAACTTCCTTTCATACTATGTGGCGGTGACCGCCGTAAGATTCAATCTTGATCCGGATGATCACAGCATACCTATGACATCCTCAACGATGGACCTCGTCGGTGCGGCTGTGCTGATCAATATCATTGTGTTACTAATACTATGA
- a CDS encoding adenylate kinase: MKTKIVLLGPPGSGKGTQGEKLCEQYGFVKLSTGDMLREAVRKGTALGVKADGYMKSGALVPNDLIIALMKEKITSLDEGTGIIFDGFPRTVEQANALGEQVHIDLALNLDVNDQELIDRLTKRRTCPKCNAVYHLEYNPPKRAGFCDKCRSVLELRSDDREETVRNRLKVYRESTLPLIKYYEKKGNLVTIEGVGSIDEIFAKVKKAVL; this comes from the coding sequence ATGAAGACAAAGATCGTTCTCCTCGGTCCGCCGGGATCGGGGAAAGGAACTCAGGGGGAGAAACTCTGCGAGCAATACGGATTCGTCAAGTTGTCCACGGGGGACATGCTCAGGGAAGCTGTCAGAAAGGGTACGGCGCTCGGGGTAAAAGCGGACGGATACATGAAGAGCGGAGCACTCGTGCCGAACGACCTTATTATTGCTCTGATGAAAGAGAAGATCACTTCTCTTGATGAGGGTACAGGGATCATCTTCGACGGATTCCCGAGGACGGTCGAGCAGGCGAACGCGTTGGGGGAACAGGTGCATATCGACCTTGCGCTGAACCTTGATGTCAACGATCAGGAGCTTATCGACAGGCTCACAAAGAGGCGCACATGCCCGAAGTGCAATGCTGTCTACCACCTGGAATACAACCCTCCAAAGAGGGCCGGATTCTGCGACAAATGCCGCTCCGTCCTCGAATTAAGGAGCGATGACAGGGAAGAGACCGTGAGGAACAGGCTTAAAGTGTACCGCGAGAGTACCCTGCCCCTTATCAAATATTACGAGAAAAAAGGAAATCTTGTAACGATCGAGGGTGTCGGCAGCATTGACGAGATCTTTGCAAAGGTGAAGAAGGCCGTCCTCTGA